A window of Cucumis sativus cultivar 9930 unplaced genomic scaffold, Cucumber_9930_V3 scaffold38, whole genome shotgun sequence genomic DNA:
TGGAAAGATATTAGGGCTCACCTAAGTTCATTAtgattataataaacaaaaacaaattaataaaacaaaaaaaaaaagggagccAATGTCTATATTGCGCAGGAttcatatagtaaatattcatataataCGTGAAGGATAGCCATTTTAGTAGTGAAGTGTATGGTCAATCGATTTTATACCTACAATGAGTTATTTTTAGAGGAGTTTCATTGAATCTTTAACAACTTTCCAAATATAAGCAGAGTACAAATAAACTTGACTTTGTATTACTCtctttgtataactctcttgtactttgagtgcatattaataaaaaagatttgtctccgtttcaaaataaataaataaacttgacTTTGAGGGtgagtattttttgtttatatgatgataaaaccaatttcaatgaggaaaaaaaaagagagaataggAGGCTAACCAAAAGCCAGCCCACTAAAAGGAAGGGAACCCTCTAGAAAAAGGGACCCAACTATGCAAAATAACACCtatagaataattacaaaattcctTCGAATTCAAGGCCCACAAAGAAACATGATAACGTACAAGGGACCAAATCTCACTGGGGACCCTCTCCCCACCCCTAAAAACCCCATTGTTCTGCTCACCCCACACCACCCATAAAATAGAACACACCCCCATGACCCAAAGGAAGTGCCCTTCTCACTGGTCAGGGTTGAGAAGGAACTCCTCAAGCAACGCACACACATCTCTATGTCAAGTCCCCCTAACGCCAAATGTCTAAAACAAAGAGTTCCAAACCAAGCTGGAAAACTCACAATGCCCAGAATGTGGTCCAGATCTCCCTCCCTTTTCTACAAAGAATGCAACAAGAAAGGACCTACAAGCGAGAGCATCTTCCTCTTAAGCCTATCCatcctgtttttttttctttttacggTCGTGTAAAACTTGCCAACTAAAGAACTTAACTTTCCTAGGAATCTCAATCCTCCACAGCACAAGAAAACAGATAGACCTAGGGGAGAACCACTTCACCCACGTCTAAACGAGTGGCCCTCAAGTACCTCTATTGTTTCCCTATAGGAAAAAGCACAACAGAACCCAAAAGAGAGGGAATACGAGCTCCTAGACCACACGAGAATATCAGCAACAAAACAGTGTTTGTGATCAAGAAAATGATACGAAAGAGGGAATAAGAAACAGAGAGGTCTCCCCCCATCCAATGGTCTTCCCAAAAGTAAGTATCTCTCCCCCATCCAATGGTCTTCCCAAAAGGAAGTATCTCTCCCCTTCCCCACCACACAATGAATGAATTGAACAAAAGCAAGGAGATCTTTCTAGAAAATCTACGAGAATTCTTCGAACAAAAGATAATTCAGTATTTGTCCATACATGAGGGGAAGACTTCCACTTATAGAGTTTTAATACAAGTGGTGGTAAAAAATGGAATTAACCTAAGACTATGACCCAGCTAACCACATTCTTCTTACATCACCACTTTCCCCTTCTCCCTCCTGATTCATTGATGCAATCAAGCTCTCTTTCAACCCTAACATCATTTCCAATTAAATCAACTCAGTTGACATCAATTTCATGAGGATCGAGCTCGTGCCATTTCTTCGAACTCAAAGAAAAGCCTCATGGGTTGGCAAACCACCATCTGAAGTGATTCTTTAGACTCTATCACTTTTGAGTTGGTAGCAAAAACATATTCAGGGGAATTGATGTAGAGTGTAGAATAATGGGGGCCAAGGCTTCTGCTGATTATTCAAGTCAAGATATTAGTTTAAACTGGAGTGCTCTCATCTCCATGTAATTGTTGATGCAACCGTGGATAAGATGGCTCTCTTCCTCTACTACACTTCATAGtcttgttttgctatttttgaatattcTTGGCGATGGAACAAAGATCAAGAACTTTTCTATTGATGTAGTGAGAAGAAACAACAAATGTTCAAATGAAACAGAAAATCTGGAAGTTGCTAAAAGGTAAGTTCTCTTTGTTATCCCTCCTCCCCCCTCCCTCCTGCTCCCTTTTCGGTTCTCTCTTTATCCAGTAGCCTCACAACGACTACTTTTCAGTCTAACAACGTTAGCCTCCTGGTGAAGTCTACCCACAGACCAATCACTAAAGGTCTGGTGGTTGAGTTTCGTTTTAATTGCACAGGGAAGCTTAGAAGTGAGACTGCAATGGAAGTGGTAAGTTACGAAGTTCTTCAATCGTATTATCGCATTTGGTCAGAAGACGATAGCTTCCTTGTCAAAGATGTGAGCTGGTGCCTGAAAGCATTATCAGTGTTATTAAGAGGCCCAGCAGATTGTTTCTTCCAGAAATGGGGGAGTTAAACCAAGGAAGGTTGAAGTTGTCAAAGTTCAAGGCAAAAAAGGGTTGGGTGTTATGTTGTGTGACCTATGGCCATTTTCAGGTGGACACTCCTTCATTCGAGTGTGTTAGGGAGAAGACAAACAGGGGTGGGTGGCATTTCACAAAATGCTGgagaatttccttttcaaaaccaGAGTATATAAGTTGGTATTCACATAAAATTGCCACATCTTTTAATCCAGCCCAGGCTAAGAGTACAAGCTTCACAGATAAAGTTAAATCGGATGGTAACTTAACccatgatgaaaaaaaaaaaagagagtgcCATTAAAGTTGATTATCAGGCTGTGACCAAAGATGAAGGAGAAAGCTCTCAAGTTTCCTCTATTTTGAAGAGAGCAAAACAGAGTCAGGGGGTGACAAATAACTCGGAAGTTATTCaaacaaagtttgaaaatgatgtAAGAAGACTAAGAGTTAATTGGGTAATTAGGTAATATTCTAGATTAATTCCCTTTTTAGCCCCATTTGTAATAGAAGTCTTCTCCTCTTGTATGAAGCACattattcattctaataaaagattcTCAATTTGTTCTTGGAGGATTTCTCCTTGAGATTACTTAGGCTACATCAGAATAGTTGTGGATAGTTACAATACTCTTTGCGTTGATTATTGGAGAGAAATTCGAAAACTGCTGGAAATCTTTTTCCAAACAAGAATTATCATCAACCCACTATTGGATGAAAATGCTCTTATTAGTTTGGATCAAGGCCTGGTTGAAGATTTCATCAATGAACCTGAGAGATGGCAGGAGATGGGGCCATTTCACCTAAAGTTCGAAAAATGGGATAGATTAAAAAACAGCCAGCCGTTGGTAATGAAAGGCTGCAGCAGATGGTTAAGAATTGGAAACCTTCCTCTGGACTACTAGTGTAGAAAAACCTTCGAAGCCACCAGAGAGAATTTTGAGGGTTTAGAAAGCATTGCCACAGAAACGCTTAATCTAACCAATTGCAACGAAGCAAGAATTCAAGTTAAACCGAATTTATGTGGTATTATACCTACTACCACTGAAATTACAGACTTTAATAGaagtaattttttcttgaattttgatgatattGAGCCTATGGATCCCCCATGTATTTTCAAGGGAAGTCTTATTCTTAAGGATTTTCAAAAACCCTATTGATTAACTAAGGGTTAGGCAAGCTTTGGAAGATGAAGATGttaatgttttgttcttcCCTCAAGAACTTGATGTGTTTAAATCCACTAAAACAGCTCCCTCCTTTTCAAGAAATCCATTAGAAGCtttgaatcaaattcatgTTTCCTCACCGGCGCCGGAGGCCGACAATCTGATTGGAAATGAAATATGTCCGTTAGAAATTAATAGGCTGTATCcaaggaagagagagaattcAGCAGAAGATATCTATGCATTTAATTCATTGGGCTTTGGTCTAACCTCAAATGGTGGAAAGCTCAAATGGGGCTACTTTCCAGCCTAGTATGAACACGAAAAAAGCTTTAACAAGGAAAGAGAATGTGAATGGAAATGATTCTCTGCAAAGTAATTGTTCTGCTTCCATCCGTAAGGGCacgaaaaagaaatttaaaagagagCCTGTTGTAGTTCCTCCGTTATTCCTCCCAAAAGACAGCTCAGCAGCATTAACTAATCACTCAAGAACCCTTCCACCTTCCAGCCGTGTTCTCATATCTTCCTCTGCCTTGGAATCCAACTCTTCCTTGCCTTTTTCCAACCAATCAAACAGTACAGTGAATATAGCATTCCAATTGTCCAAGGATAACTCGAATAATGATCTTCTTCAGTCTCCATCTCACAATACGAGTGAGTTCGAAATACCTCAGAAATTTCCGGCTAACATTTGCTTGCATCAACGAATGAAGAGAAACAAGAAGTGCAAGATTCCTAAAATGTCTCAAGGAAGTTCTTATTTGGTTAAGCCTTTCCGAAAACACTTGACCAAGAAAAGGACTTCTTTTAGCAATTCTTGGACAAAAATCACAAACCCTGACTTGCTTGAGGCTGTTGTGTCAAGATCCAAGTCCCTGGCCTAAATCAAAACAGGTCAGCTTCTTTACCTTTTTTGAATAAACCTGGTTCCCATTTCGGATGTAATTCCCAAGAGTCTTTCAATCCTCCTTCTGTGCGAGGATTACATAGCAATTTTCAGACTTCTCATAAAGGTACGAAAGACTTTGATGAAGAGTCATTGGCAAGTGTAAGCAGTGAAGAACAGGAAAGAGGACAATGAGGAGAtagaaattacaataaaatgcCAGTTGATATGAACAAGGCTTTAAGTATTTTATTCCAATCTGAAGAGGTTCAATTACTTTCCATTAAGAAAAGCTTTCCTTTACTCCactgtaaaagaaaaatacataccTAAAAATTGCATTCCATAGTGGATACCTGTGAAATCTCTTTAGCCTAATCCAAAGGAAAACAGGTCATTCGGTGGATATCCTCAGGgttgaaaattgaagattagCTATTGAATTGCATGATGATTTGGACAAAAACATGGTGGCTGATTCTTAGaagttttcaaaagaaattagtcCAGACATACTACTAATTCAAGATTCTAGAATGGACAGCTTCGTTAAAGAAGTCATAGAAAGCATATAGAGCTCAAAAGATGTCGGCCAGATTTTAGTTGGAAGCTTTAAAGATTTTCAGGGACTTTCTTACAAGGTGGGTTGAAGGTTTTTTCAGAAAACTGACATTGCTAAAGCTGACTTCTCTTTGATAACTGGAGTAATGAGTTGAAGGCAGTGCTGGCAAGTTTATGTGGATTGGAAGAAGACTACTTCCAGATCCTCTGGACTTTGGATTGTGTTGGCAAGTTAGCTTTGAGGCAGCTGTTTGCATCTTCTTggctttcattttctcctatCATCTTGAAGATTTGGATGTGCAGTACTTTTTATACGAGTGGAGTGGGCTAATTTTGAGAGAGTGTTTAAGTATTGCTTTTTACTTAGCTTTCTACTGATGTACTGTATTGTGTGGCTTTGATTAGCTCGTTTATTTTCTGATTCGGACTCGTATTTAAGTTTCCATCATATTATTTTGCCCGATTATAGtctttgtttatgttttagcTTGTTTTTTCCCTTagttcttttggttttggtataatactcttgtactttgagctttagTCTCATTATCCTTCATAAAGAGGCTTATTttcgtttcaaaaaaaaaatatcttggcaatgattgtaatttttaagttattaagtTATTTGCAAGTTTCTTTTCAAGGTGTTGATGGTACTaatggggtgtcaacctagttgagatgcccgGGTGCACCTCCTGATCCACAGCTTTATGCTTGTTGTTTCcattgtactttgagcatagtctcatatcattattttaatgaaaaagcTTGTTTCTTGTCAAAAAAGGGTGCTGGTGCTGGTGCTGGTGGTTTCAAAGGGTACATAATGGTGTACAAGTTCGATGCCCTCTCACTGATGAAGGCAAGGCGAgggctttttttctcaaagaagaaaggagtGGGGAGTGGGTGGTGgtttttttttgcttatgAAGCATGAATACTCCATGTGAAGCAAAAAATCGTATCAAATAcgtatcaaatatcaatactCCTAAATACTTCCCATATACATATCGGATAAGTGATTTGACATATttgcttttaataaaaaacaaatatcaaatgcACTTCTGAAGTGGACACGTTGGACCTTCTAAAAAGAAGGCATCTAATCTTTCCCAATCCAAACTAGGTAGCATATTTAAAAAGCCCATTGCCCCCACCaaaactaaaaggaaaaatgatgtaattcaagttggattgatttttcaaaaagaattCTCTGCCATATTTCGGGCTAGGAGActgttatatattgatatctcAAGGTTAGTTACAAGTTAGTTACaaggtttttttatttagttagttACAAGACTGTTTTAGGAAAGTTAGTTACAGCTGTATTTCTAATTAGTTAGGGATTTTTACTAACTAACTAGCTATAGTTTACATCATTCCACCCCCCTAAGGATGGACTCGTCCCAGAGTCCATCAGTCAGCAAGCCTGAAACACGATCTGGTGCATGGTATGGCTTTAGGTCAGCAACATTGAAGACTGGGTGTATGTGTATGTCTTGTGGTAGATCGATCTTGAAGGCATTATCTCCGTATTTCTCTAATATAGGGAATGGCCCAATTTGTCTGTCTTTCAGCTTGTTGTAGGTGCCAGTAGGAAATCTGCTCTTTTCAGGTGTACCATTACTAGGTCTCCTTTATTGAAGTGGgcttgtcttctttttttatctgcTGCCTTTTTGTAGGAGTCTGTTGTCTGTATAAGATGATCATGGACTTCCTTGTGTagttttttgatattttctgcCATGCATTCTGCTTCGTTGTTGAGATCCACGGTTGTGGGGAGTGTAGTGAGATCAAAGGTTAATCGTGGTAGTTTGGTATAAACTACTTCGAAGGGGGACTTTCCTGTTGATCTGTTCTTCATATTATTGAAGGCGAATTCAGCTTGAGCTAATGCTAGATCccattgttttggttttgacCCGCTAAGGCAGCGTAGCAGATTACCGAGGGTCCTGTTTGTTACTTCAGTTTGTCCATCTGTCTGTGGGTGGGCTGTGGTGCTGAATTTCAGTGTTGTGTCAAACTTCTTCCACAGTGTTCGCCAAAAGTGACTCAGGAACTTGACATCTCTGTCTAATACTATGCTTTTAGGTACTCCATGTAGTCGTACTACTTCTTTAAAGAAGAGGTTGGCTATGTAGATTGCATCATTTGTCTTTTTGCATGCTACGAAATGTGTCATTTTGCTGAATCTGTCCACCATGACCATTATTGAGTCAAATTGtctttgtgtttttggtaATCCAATCACGAAGTCAATTGATAAATCTTCCCATATTGAGGTCGGGATGGGTAGTGGCGAGTATAATCCTGCATTCGTGCTGGAGCCTTTGGTTCTTTGACAGATGGGGCATCTTTTTACGAAATTATTGGAGTCTTTTCTTATTTGCGGCCAGTAGTATCGTTTGGAAGTGATCTCCAATGTCTTATTCTGTCCGAAATGTCCAGCTAGCCCTCCAGAATGTGCTTCCTTTATTAAGGCTTCACGTAGTGAGGTGTGCGGGATGCATAATTGTTCTCCTTTAAATAGATATCCTTCAACAATGTGGTAGTCATCAGCGTCTAAGAAGTTGGAGCATTTGTACCAGATATCCTTTATATGAGGGAACTCATGAAGGAGCTGCTGTAATTTGGGTTCTATGTCTTCAACctgtttttctttggttttttcaataacaacCAGTCCTAGGATGTCTTGTTCCCTTTCTTTAAGCATGTTTTTCCCACTAACAGTGATGAATAACTGTTTCTCACCTCTTAACCCTTCGTTAATCTTTTTCGTTATAGGGAGTAAGACTACCTTTCTTCCCATCCATTGAAACTCATATGTATTTTCTCTCCTTTGTGTAATGATTGAGTATCATACTGCCAAGGTCTTCCTAGTAGGAGATGGCATACATCCATCTCAATGACATCACAAACAATTTGGTCTTTGTAGGCGTTTCCAATGGAGAGAGGGACTGTACAGATTTCGCTGACCGTGGCTTCTCCTCCTTTTCTCACCCAACCTATCTTGTAAGGGTTTGGATGTGCTTCAGCCTTTAGATTCAAGACTGTTACTAATTTCTTTGCTACGAAGTTTTCACTGCTGCCGTTGTCTATGATTACATCACATACTCTTCCGTTTATGGTGCATCTTGTCTTGAAAAGACAGTGGCGTTGCaggttcttttcttccttggGCGTAATTAGTAACCGTTGGATAACACAAGAGACCCTTTCCCCATCATCTGCTTCAATCAGTTCAGTTTCTTCCTCTGCTTCTATACTGTCTTCACTTGTCTGTCCTCCATCTTCGGCTATTGCAATGGTTTTTCTTTGCGGACAGTTGTTGGACAGGTGGCCAGTTTGGCCACATCGGAAGCATTTTCCTAATGACGGGCGGGAGTAGTTGTTCTGACCACTAGGCTTGAACGtctgttctttctttctttcaacggCTACTTCTTGATTATCAATCTCTTTCCCTTTTGCTTTTGTTGAGGTTGAAGGTTGGTcgtttgttttgctttttgtcGAATTTGTTTCCCATGCTGATCTTCTATTTAGATTCTTGGATCGAATTGCAATCATCTCCTCTACCGTTTCTGCAAATGATATTGCTTCAGACAGGAAACGGAATGGTTGTAGTCTGACCTTTTCCTTGATGTCGAATCGAAGGCCTCCCACAAATCTTGCAACCTGGTGCTGTTCATTTTCGCTTAGGTTTGTTCTTGCACTCAGGCGGTGGAATTCTTCAATGTACTCAGCTACTGTCCGGACACCTTGGCGGCAGTTTTGGTACTGATTGTATAAAGTTTGTTCGTAGTTTGGTGGTAAGAATCTTGCCTTCAGcaattttttcatcttttcccaTGAGCGAACCGGTTGTTTCCCGCATCTTTGTCTATTGATTTCTAACTGATCCACCAAGCTGATGCACCAGCCCTTAATTTTAAGGCTACTAGGTGGACTTTCTTGCGTTCAGGCGTATCCATGTAGTTGAAGAAGTTTTCAGTACTCTTTATCCAGTCCAAGAATGCTTCTATGTTTCGTTTGCCATAATACATGGGAAGGTCGATCTTCATCTTATAATCGTGGTATTCTCCTCTTCTGGCCTCAATTCTTCGGTTATTTCTTCCTGCTCGTGCTTCATCATTGAAGTTCCACATGTTTCCTTGTTCATCCCCGCTTGAAGAATCATCTTCTTGGGTTTCTTGCCAatcttcttgatcttcttgaagGTCTTCGTCAAGCTGTTGCTGTATAGCGTAACCGGGTCTCCTTCTTTGAAGTCCTCGTGGATTGTTCATGTTTCTAACGTATCCCCTTGCTCGCCGGCCTCTTGCTTCACCAAAACGTTGGTCGTTTTGGAAGTTAATTTCATTCCGTGGTGGTGGCTGTGGGAATTCTCCTCTTCGGTTTAACAGTTCGACACTTTCCATCaacttatcaaatttgttgtgGAGATCTCCCAAAGATTCTTCAACAGCCAGCAAGCGAACTGTTGATGTCTTTGGAGAGAGGACGGTGATTTCCTCCGCCGCTTCTTGCACACGGTTTTCCCCCGTGGCAGGGTTGTTAACTCTTCGGCCAGCCATTCCGTCCAAGAATCGggctgctctgataccaatttgatgtaattcaagttggattgatttttcaaaagaattctcTGCCATATTTCGGGCTAGGAGActgttatatattgatatctcAAGGTTAGTTACAAGTTAGTTACAAGGTTGTTTTATTTGGTTAGTTACAAGACTGTTTTAGGAAGTTAGTTACAGCTGTATTTCTAATTAGTTAGGGATTTTTACTAACTAACTAGCTATAGTTTacatcaaaaaatatttaaaaagaccAAACTAGAATCATCTAATCTTCATCCATCCCGCCTAAGTCACACAAAATAACCCACTTAAATATCTTTAACAATTCAATGAagaagtttttcatttatccTCGTACTTCTCTCTCtaatct
This region includes:
- the LOC116405854 gene encoding uncharacterized protein LOC116405854; amino-acid sequence: MKKLLKARFLPPNYEQTLYNQYQNCRQGVRTVAEYIEEFHRLSARTNLSENEQHQVARFVGGLRFDIKEKVRLQPFRFLSEAISFAETVEEMIAIRSKNLNRRSAWETNSTKSKTNDQPSTSTKAKGKEIDNQEVAVERKKEQTFKPSGQNNYSRPSLGKCFRCGQTGHLSNNCPQRKTIAIAEDGGQTSEDSIEAEEETELIEADDGERVSCVIQRLLITPKEEKNLQRHCLFKTRCTINGRVCDVIIDNGSSENFVAKKLVTVLNLKAEAHMSFNGWEER